A window from Primulina huaijiensis isolate GDHJ02 chromosome 11, ASM1229523v2, whole genome shotgun sequence encodes these proteins:
- the LOC140988534 gene encoding uncharacterized protein: MDWLAKNNAIVDCKGKRVKLRTPNQEDIVYHGKSKERKSLLSVSQAWKAMKSGEDIYLAMVSEVQGEAELKIEDIPIVCEFPDVFPEELPGIVPDREVEFEINLVPGAAPISKAPYRMAPAKLKELKEQLQELLDKKQVRPSVSP; the protein is encoded by the coding sequence atggattggttagccaaaAACAATGCAATAGTAGACTGTAAAGGGAAAAGAGTTAAACTCCGAACCCCGAATCAGGAAGATATCGTGTATCATGGTAAATCCAAGGAACGGAAATCACTCCTTTCCGTTTCCCAAGCATGGAAGGCCATGAAATCCGGAGAAGATATCTACCTAGCAATGGTTAGCGAAGTGCAAGGAGAAGCCGAACTAAAGATAGAAGACATCCCAATAGTATGTGAGTTCCCGgatgtttttccagaagaactcCCAGGGATAGTCCCGGACCGCGAAGTTGAGTTCGAAATTAATCTGGTTCCTGGTGCAGCTCcaatctctaaagcaccttacagGATGGCGCCAGCTAAACTCAAGGAGTTAAAGgaacaactccaagaattgctgGACAAAAAGCAAGTCCGACCCAGTGTGTCCCCATAA
- the LOC140988535 gene encoding uncharacterized protein, protein MAIATVVATTLQGLGNQNVNQPPPPPPPNGIKFHYESLRKNRCPTFSGAANPEVSQSWLKSVETQLRLLEVPTALKVDVTVPFLEDKAGKWWKAISPAMTAAGPMTWQRFREAFLKQYYPAEVRLQKLSEFENLTQTPDMSVVEYTSQFNALGSYAPAIMADEVLMLHRFKKGLNSRIQSALAVYQPANFSDLMGAAIRAETDIQRREKEFKKKSPMTSQSSRSNQTFKKPKQSGGPSKGPSPTSSYQDIKPCPTCHLRHLGECRRNSGVCFGCGKAGHRIAECPTAANQAAGPNKGTGPNSGTNPNKPKESKPNARIFAMTQEEADDATEVVSGIILIQKVPAYALFDCGATHSFVSKRLAKKLGLKPELLAEPFQIATPTNKAIETHEIHRDFLINIGNQNFSADLIQIIMADFDIIL, encoded by the coding sequence ATGGCCATAGCCACCGTTGTAGCGACAACCCTGCAAGGGTTAGGAAATCAGAACGTCAATcagccaccaccacctccaccaccaaacGGAATCAAGTTCCACTATGAATCACTCCGCAAGAATAGATGTCCAACCTTCAGTGGAGCTGCCAACCCTGAAGTTAGCCAGAGCTGGCTAAAAAGTGTAGAGACGCAACTGCGACTATTGGAAGTTCCCACAGCACTGAAAGTGGACGTGACTGTGCCGTTCCTAGAAGATAAAGCAGGAAAATGGTGGAAAGCAATCTCGCCAGCCATGACAGCTGCAGGACCAATGACTTGGCAGCGATTTCGAGAAGCCTTTCTGAAACAGTATTATCCAGCCGAGGTCAGACTGCAGAAACTGAGTGAGTTTGAAAACCTCACTCAAACTCCGGATATGTCGGTTGTGGAATACACCTCCCAGTTTAATGCCCTTGGATCTTATGCTCCGGCAATCATGGCGGACGAAGTTTTGATGTTGCACCGTTTTAAAAAGGGATTGAACAGTAGAATCCAATCAGCCCTAGCAGTCTACCAACCCGCGAATTTTTCAGATCTAATGGGTGCAGCTATCCGAGCTGAAACTGACATCCAGCGTAGGGAGAaagaatttaagaaaaaaagcCCCATGACTAGTCAGTCCTCACGCAGTAATCAGACTTTCAAGAAGCCTAAACAGTCCGGTGGACCATCAAAAGGACCTTCGCCTACCTCAAGCTACCAGGATATTAAGCCTTGCCCAACTTGTCACTTACGACACCTGGGAGAATGCCGCAGAAACAGTGGTGTATGCTTCGGATGTGGGAAAGCGGGACACCGAATTGCTGAATGTCCTACTGCTGCCAACCAAGCAGCCGGACCCAATAAGGGAACTGGGCCAAATTCAGGAACTAATCCCAACAAGCCAAAGGAAAGCAAGCCTAACGCTAGGATCTTTGCTATGACTCAAGAAGAGGCCGACGATGCCACTGAAGTCGTGTCAGGTATCATTCTTATTCAAAAAGTGCCTGCTTATGcgttatttgattgtggtgccacgcATTCATTTGTATCTAAGAGACTCGCTAAAAAACTAGGACTTAAGCCTGAATTATTAGCCGAACCTTTTCAAATAGCCACACCTACAAATAAGGCCATCGAAACTCATGAGATTCACagagactttttaattaatatcgGTAATCAGAATTTCAGCGCAGACTTAATACAAATAATCATGGCCGACTTTGACATCATTCTatga
- the LOC140987801 gene encoding protease Do-like 5, chloroplastic — translation MEALSIFNCIQSPIPPVRHSFSSSSDASHCLTRRKSLILTSSLLSSFFPFHQRSRSSVLAQVEELQLEEDRVVQIFQDTSSSVVSIKDLELTKVPKSASEKLLAENENAKLEGTGSGFIWDKFGHIVTNYHVVAKLAADKSGLQLCKVSLVDASGNSIAREGKIVGFDPDYDLAVLKVDAVGNELKPVALGTSRELRVGQSCYAIGNPYGFENTLTTGVISGLGREIPSPNGRAIRGAIQTDAAINAGNSGGPLMDSYGHVIGVNTATFTRKGSGISSGVNFAIPIDTAIRIVPYLIVYGTPYTDRY, via the exons ATGGAGGCGCTGAGTATATTCAACTGTATTCAGTCTCCGATTCCGCCCGTTCGACACTCGTTTTCTTCTAGTTCAGATGCCTCCCATTGTTTAACAAGAAGAAAATCTTTAATTCTCACTTCTTCACTGCTCTCATCTTTCTTTCCCTTTCATCAGCGTTCAAGATCCTCCGTCCTCGCGCAAGTGGAAGAACTTCAGCTAGAAGAGGACCGAGTCGTTCAAATCTTTCAG GACACTTCTTCTTCTGTTGTTTCCATCAAGGACCTTGAGTTAACTAAAGTCCCGAAGAGTGCTTCAGAAAAATTGCTAGCTGAGAATGAGAATGCAAAATTGGAAGGGACAGGTTCAGGTTTTATCTGGGATAAGTTTGGTCACATT GTGACAAATTATCATGTTGTTGCCAAATTGGCTGCAGACAAAAGTGGATTACAACTTTGTAAA GTATCTTTAGTTGATGCTAGTGGCAACAGCATTGCTAGAGAAGGCAAGATTGTTGGCTTTGATCCTGACTATGATTTAGCTGTTCTTAAG GTTGATGCAGTTGGAAATGAGTTAAAACCAGTGGCTCTAGGCACATCTCGTGAACTGCGAGTGGGGCAGAGCTGCTACGCAATTGGAAACCCTTATGGATTTGAGAACACTTTAACAACTGGG GTTATTAGTGGATTGGGAAGAGAGATACCCTCACCGAATGGACGAGCCATTAGAGGAGCCATTCAAACTGATGCAGCCATTAATGCTG GAAATTCTGGTGGACCATTGATGGATTCATATGGTCATGTAATTGGGGTTAATACTGCCACATTCACTCGCAAAG GCAGTGGAATATCTTCTGGAGTGAACTTTGCAATTCCCATTGACACAGCAATCCGTATTGTGCCGTATCTCATTGTCTATGGGACTCCTTACACTGATAGATACTGA